One window from the genome of Salvia miltiorrhiza cultivar Shanhuang (shh) chromosome 7, IMPLAD_Smil_shh, whole genome shotgun sequence encodes:
- the LOC130994013 gene encoding uncharacterized protein LOC130994013 — translation MKKNASVGGQTVLNYTPSASGAATGSLTSWRFDQKEVRLALCEMIILDELPFIFVEREGFRRFVDRICPQFQISSKQTVHTDCVKLFLDRTDVIKSFYQKKKRHGDWILHKKTITFCPILSHKGTDIGEKVVTSLKEWGLKNVLCCTTDNETSNDGAIRHVRAYLDMIESNVVGDEIGMSVRRVREAVKWVKASPARNTKFFDCVTVLKTNLLGKKHDKDPIGLFEASDWVNVRKIIEYLKEFYELTLLFSDDREISSMAVNIRIKIGKYWLEEEANDSDKEAEESDANELAVYLTEKQFKLSMDVVDISLIFCSGGRRIYSPQYLILSEMAWDILAIPTSSVASESAFSTGGRVLSSYRSSLASSMVEALICAEDWLKSSSINKKDKEGVPIEALEREFQMGKYTL, via the exons ATGAAAAAGAATGCAAGTGTCGGTGGGCAAACTGTTTTGAACTACACCCCTAGTGCCAGTGGTGCTGCAACAGGATCATTAACGAGTTGGAGATTTGACCAGAAAGAGGTGAGATTAGCATTGTGTGAAATGATCATTCTCGATGAGCTGCCTTTCATATTTGTTGAGAGGGAGGGTTTTAGAAGATTTGTGGATCGTATATGCCCTCAGTTCCAGATTTCTTCCAAACAGACGGTCCATACTGATTGTGTGAAGCTTTTTCTGGATCGCACGGATGTCATCAAATCCTTCtaccagaaaaaaaaaagacatgg GGATTGGATTCTTCATAAGAAGACCATCACTTTTTGCCCCATCCTCAGTCATAAGGGAACCGACATTGGTGAAAAGGTCGTCACATCACTAAAGGAATGGGGGTTGAAGAATGTGTTGTGTTGTACTACTGACAATGAAACTTCAAATGACGGGGCTATTAGACATGTTCGTGCATACCTTGACATGATAGAGTCTAATGTTGTGGGCG ACGAGATAGGGATGTCTGTGAGAAGAGTTAGAGAGGCGGTCAAGTGGGTTAAAGCCTCACCTGCAAGAAATACAAAGTTCTTCGACTGTGTTACAGTACTGAAAA CTAATTTGTTGGGGAAGAAACATGACAAAGATCCTATTGGACTGTTTGAAGCGTCGGATTGGGTTAATGTGCGCAAGATCATTGAATATCTAAAGGAGTTTTATGAGTTGACGCTTCTA TTTAGTGATGATCGTGAGATAAGTTCCATGGCAGTTAATATAAGGATTAAGATTGGCAAGTATTGGCTTGAAGAAGAAG CCAATGATAGTGATAAAGAGGCTGAGGAATCTGATGCAAATGAGCTCGCAGTCTATCTCACTGAGAAGCAATTCAAATTGTCAATGGATGTGGTTGATATAAGTTTGATATTTTGCAGTGGTGGTCGAAGAATATATAGTCCACAATATCTTATTCTGTCTGAGATGGCTTGGGATATATTGGCTATACCAACCTCTAGTGTTGCTTCTGAGTCAGCATTTAGCACAGGAGGTCGTGTTCTCTCCTCGTATAGGAGCTCATTAGCATCCAGTATGGTTGAGGCATTAATATGTGCTGAGGATTGGTTGAAGAGTAGTTCAATTAACAAAAAGGATAAGGAAGGTGTGCCTATCGAAGCGTTGGAAAGGGAATTTCAAATGGGTAAGTACACATTGTGA